The following are from one region of the Zonotrichia leucophrys gambelii isolate GWCS_2022_RI chromosome 1A, RI_Zleu_2.0, whole genome shotgun sequence genome:
- the BAIAP2L2 gene encoding brain-specific angiogenesis inhibitor 1-associated protein 2-like protein 2: MDLSYRSTISIYKSILEQFNPALENLVYLGNNYLRAFHALSKAAEVYFKAIEKIGEQALQSSTSHMLGEILMQMSDTQRLLSSDLEVVAQTFHVDLLQHMEKNSKMDVQFISESQKQYELEYQRRATNLDKCMAELWRMERARDKNAREMKENVMRLRSEMQAFVSESQREAELEEKRRYRFLAEKHQLLYNTLLQFYSRARGMIQSKAPRWKEQLEASRNPSNSHPQGLLSASHGQGYPPGRLTPTHLEMPQRPLGDFASSMTGSRSSIFSPDPPEMRMSPQPESPRRPMRRTPSAASLLPAGRTSRSGSFGEASAGSEGRKRSGGTTRVQAIVPHTTGANRTLLPFEPGDVIAVLRPEAQNGWLYGKLEGSSTCGWFPEAYVKPLENTREMEEPDTRSFPLRSSHSMDDILDRPSTPSSSSYWPAAAQPSVPTPPPLSVSASSHQSGVVTPVTSGSKKSGVFDQPPELFPRGTNPFATVKLRPTVTNDRSAPIIR, translated from the exons ATGGATCTGTCCTACAGATCCACCATCTCCATCTATAAG AGTATCCTGGAGCAGTTCAACCCTGCGCTGGAGAACCTGGTGTACCTGGGCAACAACTACCTGCGTGCCTTCCACG cactATCCAAAGCAGCTGAAGTGTATTTTAAGGCAATTGAGAAGATTGGggagcaggcactgcagagtTCCACCTCACACATGCTGG GTGAAATTCTGATGCAGATGTCTGACACACAGAGACTACTGAGCTCTGATTTGGAAGTTGTG GCTCAGACCTTCCATGTGGAcctgctgcagcacatggaGAAGAACAGCAAAATGGATGTGCAGTTTATCAGT GAGAGCCAGAAGCAGTATGAGCTGGAGTACCAGCGAAGAGCCACCAACCTGGACAAGtgcatggcagagctgtggagaaTGGAGAGGGCTCGTGACAAAAATGCCCGGGAGATGAAG GAGAACGTGATGCGGCTGCGCTCGGAGATGCAGGCGTTCGTCTCTGAGAGCCAGAGGGAGGCGGAGCTGGAGGAGAAACGCCGCTACCGTTTCCTGGCTGAAAAGCACCAGCTGCTCTACAACACTCTGCTCCAGTTCTACAGCAGG GCTCGGGGCATGATCCAGAGCAAGGCACCGCGgtggaaggagcagctggaagccaGCCGTAACCCCTCAAACAGCCacccccaggggctgctctcagcctccCACGGCCAGGGATACCCACCAGGACGGCTCACGCCCACCCACCTCGAGATG CCCCAGAGACCTCTTGGGGACTTTGCTTCTTCTATGACTGGGAGCAGATCCAGCATCTTCTCTCCAGACCCTCCAGAAATGAGAATGTCTCCTCAGCCAGAGTCTCCCAGGCGGCCAATGCGGAGGACACCGTCAGCAGCCA GTTTGCTGCCCGCGGGCCGCACGTCCCGTTCGGGCTCCTTTGGCGAAGCCAGCGCCGGCAGCGAGGGCAGGAAGAGGAGTGGTGGCACCACGAGGGTCCAGGCCATCGTGCCCCACACGACGGGCGCCAACCGGACCCTGCTGCCGTTCGAGCCCGGGGATGTCATCGCAGTGCTGAGGCCGGAGGCACAGAATGGCTGGCTGTACGGCAAGCTGGAGGGCTCATCCAC GTGTGGCTGGTTCCCTGAAGCTTATGTCAAGCCTTTGGAGAATACAAGGGAGATGGAGGAGCCAGACACCAG GTCCTTCCCGCTGCGGAGCAGTCACAGCATGGATGACATCCTGGACCGTCCCAGCACTCCATCCTCCAGCAGTTACtggcctgctgctgcccagcccagcgTGCCCACCCCACCTCCCCTGTCAGTGAGTGCCAGCAGCCACCAGAGCGGGGTGGTCACCCCAGTCACTTCTGGCTCCAAG